The window ATGAGTCTCCTCACTGAAGGCACGTCGGCGGCGGACAGaaggaagaaggccgagatcaaggacGCCATTGTCAGACTGTTGGACGAGCTGACTGCCGGCGGGCAATCAGTCAAGTTCGCCGAAGTAGCCAGGAAGTTATCAGATGGTGCCAGCGTGCCGGTGGAGTCGGCCAATTTTGCCGAGGCGATGAGGACGCTAGAGATGGAGGGTGCCATCATGGTCAGTGGAGAGGGTGCGAGAAAGAGTGTAAGAAGGGTCACGGCTCAAGTGTAACGGCTTTCTGACGGGGATAATTTCCAACTTGTTATTTTTCaaatgagaaaaaaaaacagttATCAACAACGCGCCCCCCCGCATTTCAAACAGAAACGCAAAACTAGGTATAATGACGACATCAGGAatcttttctcctcctcatgatcaattcgccgccgccgtcccaTTACCCACATTGACCACCGTCTCCGTCATGCTCCCCCTATCCACCTCCTTTCCCTTGTCAACCTGAGGTACTGCCGCCCCAGAGCCGGACACCTtactatcctcctcctcccccagcagcccACTAGGCCTCCAATCCCTGAGatcatcctcggcatcatTCAATATCTGCCGCGCCTGCCCAGCATGATGATACGCCGGTTTGACATCCCCCGGCACGACAGGTGTatcatccaacaactccaacaacctcaacccatGCCTCGCAAGAATAATCTGCTTATCCGCCCGTTCAATCGTAGCCAAAAACTCGGCCTGGTACGCCTCCTTCAACTTTTGCCTTGTCTACCACAATATCAGCACACTATCATCATCAGTGCTTATCAGGGAAAATACATACAACATTACTCAACTGCGCCTcagcaaccaacccctcggCCTCAGCTCTGACAAGCTCCTGCTCTAACACCACCAATTTTGTCGACTGCGGCTCCCTACTCTTCAACTTTGCAATCTCATCCCcgatcttcttctttccctctcttGTTGGTTGGACGCTTCGTTCGGTGTTTCTGATCACCTTTAGCGCTGCGCGCGCATCGTCGAGGGCGTGGGCGTAGTTGTCTTCTTGCTCGCCTATTTCTgagaggaggacgccgaTTTTGTCCGAGATGTCGGAGACGGAGTCGTCTTGGGTTGCCTCACCCCATTCAGAGAGCTGGGTTGCGATGGAGAGGCGCTCTTTGGCTGCGGATtcgtggtgggaggtgagggaggaggaggatttgaggaggcgggtgaggcGTTTGGAGAGGTCGGGTTGGGTGAAGGTTGgggagcggagggaggggaaggagaagggtttacggtggtgttgggatggggtggaggtggtggtaccCGTGGAGGAGCGGTTTTGGGAGCGGATTGAGAGGGCGCGGTTCCTGGAGGAATTGAGCATGTTAGCAATCGTGGGACTGGTTTTGTGGTGGGCGGCGTGGGTACCACTGGGCAAAGGGGTAGAAGCGGTTTGTTTCGTTGCTTTTGCGGGACATGATTTCCGCAGATGAATAGTAAACAGTTTGTGAAAAAGGGATATGTGACTTACAACATGATGCTGGGCTTAGGCTCTGAGGTGTGGAACTGAACGTATTCGGGACTTGGGTCGCAAGAAGAGGTCAGACTTGCTCTTTCCTCAGTAAACACGAGGATATGTCGGCAACCCAGCAGGATACACAGGTAAAGAATAACGCAGGGGGGTATCAGTATGCACAACGAACTGCTAAATCATCAATCGTTTGCTTGCTTTCACAGCGTGAGGGTAAATGGGTAATCAGGTTGTGGTGTACGGGATAAAGACAATGGTGGTTCGTGATGACCGCCCGCGCAGCGTAGTGGTATATAGATAGCAGCAGTAGGCCATAAACGGTCGCTCATCACGTCACTTTACATGTCTGGCTCAGGCTAGTAAAGCAGTCAGTTTACCCAAGCCTTCTTCTGAACTCTCACGGAAACCCTTGGTGCAGATGTCGTCAGAGCTTTGGGATGAACAGGAGTTTGTTATTTCAGTACCTACACAAcaacccttttttttctagcCCCATTCATGTATGTTCCTGTATGAATGGCTTCTCATACCATCGAAAGTCATCTCCCTCATGGAAAATATCTGTAAAGCTGTCTTAAACAAAGCATGTAGTGTAGAGTTCCATGTGACGTCATCCCACCCAACCACATCCCAGCCCCACCAAAGCTCTGCTCAGATCGAAGATCATTCATTCACCCCAACCACTGAACCACCTCCTCGGTTCTTGGCATCTATCCCCATCACCAGACCAGATCGATCACAAGCTGAGACGGAGACAGATTACCTTCTCATGTGGCTTGTAGAGTAAACAACCCTCATTAGTATCCCGCCTATTACGGAGTAGCTAGCCAACCAGTCTATCCCAAACGAAGCCCATCCAAGCCAGACATGTACCTAAACATTTATTCATAACATCGTGATATCATCCTCCGCATAACCCATACATCCCCGTCCCATTATCACAAATGGATCAATACCTCCTAGTAGTCTCAACCCGACTACTACTCCTCTcaatctccaccaccctctccccgtGACTCCGCCCTCTGCTCTCCCCCCTATAGCTCGTCATGCTCGCCCTCGGACTTGGAACAATAACTGTCGTTCTTGTTTTTGGCGGACACAGATAGGTCCCGCTCGTTCGAGGCGagacatgatggtggtggtggtggtgagaagaagaagaatggtgatggtggtggggggggtgtcggctgctgctcctgctgttgtggtgatggtggtgagaggaTGGCCGGCGGGCGGGGACGATTTCCTCGTGGTAGTAGTATTTttctgaggagggggttcCGAAGCAcatgttttcttctttgggGCCGAGACTGAGTGATGGAATGTTTGTGGCGAAGACTTGTGGTCTGTGTAtgtgtgttttgtttgatgatTATACTCGGAGACAAGGTAAGATGTGGAAGCTGAGATGGAAGAATAAAAATAATAAACAGACAAACAAACAGGAAGGTCAGGTTTATAAACACTTTGCTCCCTCGCCCGAAATACCCCAAGACCCCTAATAAATCAACTGACCAGATCCACCATCCCACACAGAGAGACACCGGGCAACatcccaaaagaaaaagaaaacaaggcAGCATGCAGGGACCTCGAGGGACCCTGACGCACCACCGGTCTTGCTGCATGCTCACATGCCTTGCTTTCCTTCCCCACCAGGCCCCGGGGCTCAGCATGCGATACAAGGCCTCACTCATATGTAGCCTTACCAAACACCGTTCAAAAGTAACACTGCATGAATTATACGAAGGTTGATCTTCCAACATGTTGCAAGTCGGCCTTTAACACGAGCGGACAAGGCGACGTGGTAAGATAGTGGATCATCTTCCAGAGAACCGACTCACCATCCATTCAAAAGCAAAAATAGAAACACATGCTCAATTCAATAGAACATCACAAGAATGTTCCCTTCTACAAATCTCACCCAGGTGGTCGGCTCAACGATGCCCCCCACCACGACCCAAGATCCACCATTCCAACGCTCCAGAGATCACCCCACCAAAagatctccaccaccacccaaaaataaaaaatgaACTTTGTAAgttcaaaaagaaaatgccGCCAAAAGATATAATTCTTTGATTTCGTCCAGGCTCGAACTGGAGACCTTCAGTGTGTTAGACTGACGTGATAACCAACTACACCACGAAACCATATGCTTATTATTGAATGTCACTTCCACTTTTATTATTATCAAAATACTACGGTCAAGcacacaacatcaccactacATCCCTTTTcaacccttttttttccccttttaATAAACCAACACTCAATACAAATACACATTTATTCGCCTTATAATCAACATAAataccaaacaaacaaaagcTTTCAAAatatcaaccccctcccatttTTATtatccccccttttccctctccatctaTTTCTTAGCAGCAACATGGCCACTCGACGCAAACTTCAACTCAATattccccaccaaccacacagCCACAAAAAAGGCAATAGCACTACTAAAGACAATAAACGGCTTGCGCAGGCTGGCTGAGAGAGGGTAGTCGTACGACACGACCAGCTCCCGGTCCCTAAAGTCATCCACCAGGTTCCTCGCCTTGATCACCAGCGCCGTCCGCCCAATCGTGTCCAAAAAGGTCTTGTGGATCTCGACGTCGGCCGAGGTGATGGATTGGGCTGGGATCGAGGTGACGTACTTGACGTTTCTGCAAAACATACAGCAGTCAGTATTTGAAGTCAACAGAGAGGGGTGACAAGGGGGAAACGTACTCAGCACCCTCAGGCAAAATAACCCTGACCTCGACCTGCTCATACTCCACACCCTCATTCTGCTTGGGCCCCTCAAGAAAAGGCACGTTCAGCACGAGCCCCCCGGCTGCCGTCTTCCTCAAAAAGTTCTTCGCATCCGAGTTCCACCCAATGGTAAAGGGGTACTTCCAGCCGCCAAAGACAGGGTAACGAGGCTTGATCTCAAGCGACGCCTCCCGCTTGTTGCTTCTGAATCTCGAGGTCGACACATTGCCAATGACGTCAGTGTAGTAAGGGTCAACACTCCCAACACGAAGAGGGAACTTGAGCTCCTTCAGCGCATGGGTATTGCCCTGCTGGTAGTACTGCGACTGCTGCCACTTGACCCTGTTGAACAGTGATGAAAGGTTGGCCCCGCGGTGGTAGAGAGTATAGCGCTCCTCAAAAGCAACATTTCCACCCCAGTGGCTGACCTCAATGTCCCGCTCCAGACGGGCAACGTGAGTGACTGGCCTGTTGAACTCGAAACGGACGCGGATGGGCTCGTACGCGCCGGCGGGCTTCTCGTCAAAGGGCCCGTAGGTGAGCTTGGTGCCCTGCTTTTGGGGGAACTCCTTGATGTCGCCGCTGCCTGGGAGCTTGGTGTAGTCGGGGATGTTGGCGGAGGGGAACTTGACTTCCGTCTTTTGTTTCGAGGTGGTGTACACCGAGGGAACGTAGGCGGAGAAGGTGTAGGTGAGGAATTGGgcttcctcctgcttgatggcggcgggAAGGGGCGAGTACGCCTTGAGGATGTAGTAGCTGATGCCGAGTGTCTGCTGTGCGCCGGGGGCGAGGGGCTTAGGAAGTCGGATGCGGAGGTACTGGGTGTCGCTTTCGGGGTCGAACTCGACGTTCTCGGCGACGAATGGCCCGGCGCTGGTGTCCTTGCGATCCTTTACCTCGACGCCACCGAGGCGCGAGATCTGATCGGCCGTGAAGGGGAGGTAGTATTCATTCTGTGGCTTCTTGTCGATATTTTCTACGACGACATTGATGTTTTCCTTGACGTAGTTCTTCTCGACGGAAACAACGTGAACGAGGTTGGCGTTCTTGAAGACCTGTGGGGGCTTGAAGGTAGACGGGAGTGTTGATTTGGAGGTGCTCTTGTCGGAGCTGGCGGCCGAAGCTAGCGACAGCAGCGAGAGAAAGGCAGAGAAGACGGCTGATGTCTTCATGTTGTAAGAGAAAATGACATGTGCCCGCCCAATTGAAGAAATTCCACTGTCGACTTACTTGTTGGACCCTCAAGAGACCCTCCTGAGCATCACCGTGGCCTTCTGCCAAACAGCTGTCTCCGAAAAGCTTACGTTGCTGAAACACCCCTGTCCGTTTTGCCGGCTGGGACCCACAGCTTCCCGGACTGCCAAGAGAATCCGACATAGCTTACATAAACCACATCTGGTGTAAGTGTAAGTTGCGGTTCACTTCGCTTGAACTTTTCCAGTTTCACCATCGACCTCCTTCCCATGCGAGGCAGCCGCGACTTGCATCATGACGAAGCTTCCCTCGAGCGGAAGGGACTTCCCACGGATTCATGATGAACCTATGGGAATCCATTGTGGCTTCTTCCGCTCTTCTGCTCCATGACCTCTCCCGTTCACACATTAGCATCAGGCCCGGATATCACTATCATCACTCCTCGTACCTTCATTCGTCCAggatcaacaccaacatcaaaccaTGTCTCCGCCTGCGAGATCGCACCTCAGGCGGAGAAGACACATACTCCCAGCGATCCCGTTAGCACTAGATTTCAACATCTGGGCAGATCACCAGAGGTCCTCCACGAGACCCCCACCACAGGAGATCCAATACCCAGACCTGCAACAGAGAGTTCAGACACAGCATGAAAAAGTTTTGCAAACTCGGGGCATTCATTACCTCAAGTCAAAGAGTCCCGTGTTATTCAAAGACTTCCATTCTCAACTCGCGGATGCAGCACGACAGGAGATTCTTGACGACGTGTTTGGTGATCGGTATTGGACTCATGGCGAGGGGGACACATCATCGCTTATCAGAAACTAGAGGTTGTTCGGCGTGAGATCCGGGAATAGAGTCCCTTCAGAGGACTCCCCCTCAGCGAACGCCTCGTCAGAAGATTCGGAGAAACCCACCTCACAAGACTCACAGAAAGCCCCCTCAGAGAAACCCATCTTGGAAGAAACCCCTTCAGAAGACTCGGAGAAACCCACCTTGGAGGAATCCCTTTCACAAGACTCGGAGAAACCCTCCTCAGAGGAACCCATTTCACAATACTCGGAGAAACTCACCTCAGAGGAACCCCCTTCATCACACTCAGAGAAACCCCCCTCAGAGAAACCCCCCTCAGAGAAACCCCCCTCAGAGAAACCCCCCTCAGAGAAACCCCCCTCAGAGAAACCCCCCTCAGAGAAACCCTCCTCAGAGaagccaaccccaacagcagTAGCCTCTGCGGAAAATATGAAGGTGATGGATAAATCTATGGGGAATAGAGACATGATCCCGGTAGAAATACAAGAGTGGCTCAAAGCCAATGCTGTGGGCAACGGCGATAAAGCCTGGGCAAAGGAGCTAAAGAGGGCAATGAAATACAGCAAGGCAAAGGCATTAAAGGAGAAAGGCGTAAAGCTACAAGCCTCTGTTCTAGCAAAGCTCATCTCCTACCTGCCCCGATCAGGAGAACCTACTGGCCAATCCGCCTGGCGCAACCTCGATCCCAACCCATCAGGAgagcccaccagcagcagaacaAAGCTCACGTTCGACAATCTCAGAGCCCTCGTACATGACACTCACGATATCACTCTTTCCCTTGGACAAAGTATTAGTTGTCTTGTATGGCACAACCAATCCGCAGCAGACCGCTACGCAAACCGAATCAACGCCTGGCTTGACTCCCTCTCCGCAGAATTAGCCAGTAAGCACGCTGTCCTTCCACCGGGGGTAGGATCAAGCGTAGGATCCCAGTCAGGACATGGTTCCTCCATCTCTCACAGTGTCCGTTTTATCGAGGCCCATCCTGCCAGTGTCGATAACTCGGAACAGTCAGCCCCGTCCCCGTTCTCTATCAATTCTGGCGATTCGTTGACGTCGTCTGGAGCACGCAGGTTGAGGGCAGATGTTGAGGAGATGAATGAGAGGGGAGCTGAATGGCAGGATAGTGTGAACGACTCTGCCATGGGTGGTGAGTACGAGTACTCACCGTCGGAAGAGTGGGACCATACGCCTTCGTCTGGTTGGGGGCAGTGGGGGGATCCGCTGGAGAATTCGAGGGGGTACAGCACTCCGAGCAGGCAGACGGATACGAGGGTCGCGCTATTGAAGTGCGCGTAGGGAAGCACGTTCCCGGAGAACCCTCCTACACCATTTTTGAAGATGCTGGATGACCATCTGTCTGACGCGCTGTTGGCGAACGGGCTGCTGCcgacggtgttggtggaTAGAGCGATGGAggcggggtgggaggggagtgagTGGAATATCGGTCTTGATAAAAGTGATTGGGTTAGTCTTGGACCATCAGAAAGCGACAGTCAAAGAGGGGAAGTAGAACCAAGCAGACAGGCAGGAGGGTCAAGTCGTAGAGGAGGAACAGGCCGTGGAGGGGGAACGagcagtggaggaggaacaagCAGTGGATCACCTGATGCTAGTGAGGAGGTACCtgatcgaggaggaggaacaggccATGGAGGAGATATCtggccgtggaggaggaacaggcaGTGAAGCATGCGATAATTGTGGAGAGGTGCATgatcgacgaggaggaggaccaaGTTGGGGAGGAGCTAATGGCCAGAACCCTCAATATGTGTCTCAATAATACCAACCACGTGCGCCAGGCCCAGTCTGTTGCTCTTCTTGACGGTGTGGTGCGGTATTATAGCAAGTGGTGGAGAAAGAGGGCCAGGTAGCGAAGAAGGGATGGCGAGCGGAAATTCTTCAAGGACAGGTTTACCCTATGGTGACTTTTTTATCACTTGAAAAAGTCCCGGCGTGGTGCTTCGAGAACAAGCTTGTCTGGTCAGACTGGAAAGGAAAACACCACGGACATATTCTCACCTCGAGGGCGGGAGAGCGTTGTTGGTTTCATAACCAGAGTAGCGATAGGTCAGCGTTTGCGGGTGTATATGGATTATTACAACCAGCTATCATCTCATTTTGAAACTCACCTCGCGGTTTTTCTTGTCAAATATAGACTTGTGGACCTAGCAGTTGTGTATGGTATGACCTCGATGTCGTTGCTGAATGAGATAGTGATATACCTATGATGATGACCCAAGGTAAGGTAGCTTAACTACCTACATCCACCCACCAAAGCCAGGAAAAAGGTAACCATAATAACAGCAACATTAAACTCTTTTATCAAGTATCCCCTGAATCTAACTAGTCCCCTGAACCCGGATGAAGCTACCGAGGAGATCAGGAGACACAGCAACACACAAACCTCGTCACTAAATTGGTTGACGTACGGCCTTGTTCAAgacagcacagcacagcacagcatcatcaacccccaccccttcatttatgccaaccaccacctcacaaATCACCACAGTATCACATTTCATCAAatgaccatcatcacatcactcCCCAACCAGTAGTAATAATCACCAGCAGAATCAAAACTTTGGTTCCCTGAATTATAAAAACCTTTGCtaccaacacacacacacacacacaacacacccaaaaaaaaaagacaccGAATCCCAAACACAACaaagaggggggaaaaaaaactAAAACAAAACGAAAACCGCCAGAACACAAAAAACTCCATCCCGCGCCACGCCACGCCATAAAAAAGGCTGTCCCTATAAAAGATATACTGAGAAAgacaacaccaaacaacacagacaacaaaacagcaacaacaacaacaacaacaacaacaacaatacaGACTCAAAAAGGAAATtccatttttctttcttccccccctctccccccccaatCTCGCTCGCTGACACAAAGTGTCCTAACAATATTctcaaaccaaaccaaataAAATATCATGCTCACGCTCAATCAATACCCCTACCCCCCCACTTCCTaatcctcgccctccccctaaaatcccaatcccaaccaccaccacccacaaacctctccctctgcatCCCGCCCAccgctccatctccccctcctttccagAGCCTCCTCTTGTCGCTGTAAAGGCCCCACAAAAAATTCCTCGTACTCCTCTTGCTTGTCAAAAAAGTCCACCATCTGTTCCTGTTGCTGCTTAACAAGTCTCTGCATTTCTTCCATCTTCTGCCGGAGTGATTCTTCCAACTCTGCCCCGTCACCACCGTGATCACAAGTGCCCTCCTGGTCATCAGACTCCAGATGGCCTCCTCGCAGTCTCAAGCCCTTTAAGTCATTCACCCACGGCCAAAATTCCTAGTAGTTTGATGATGCCGGCATGTGGTCTGGTGGTAAAGGAGAAGGCCGTAACAATGTCATGTATTCCTCCCTCTCAATGTCGGACGAACTGAATTGCGGTTTAACTGATGCTGAAGAGGTTGCCTCAGTTCTACAAGCCCGACCTTGTTCCGCCCCATCCTCGGGCTTGATTTCAATGCTAGCCTGGACAATGTCATCCTGTTTCTCAAATTCCAAGGGCGGACTTCTGGCTCGGCGCGTGGTAGCTGAGACGTGCCGGTTGCTTTCGTTTATAACAGGTGATGCCCATGCTGAAGGGGTTCGGGAAAGTTcaaggggggagaaggataCTCCATTGATGCGCTCTTCTGACGCGGGTCCAGGGTGGGCATCGAGCCCAAGTTGGATTCTGATGAGTTCTTCGTCAGAATTCTCTACGGCCGAGGGCAGAGATGGCTCCAGCGACTCACTCTTCGGCTTGATAGGCGGTGTCTCGGACTTTGGCTCCAGAGGCTTGTCCGCTCTTGCCGCAGAGTCCCGGGAGCGTATGACCCTCTGCGGCAGACAAGCACGGACAGCCTTCTAGTTAACCGTTGTTGCACAGAGGAGGCACTTGACGGGCTCAGTCCACGTCTTTTCGCCACCAACGATGCCCTCCCGCAGGTCTCTGAACTCCAGCACTGGAGGCCCGTTCTTTTCTGTGTTGAGAGTGACTTCAAAGAGCCCCTCCCATGGCCGTGAGGTCTCTCCGTTTgcctcccccttctttttcggCTTCCCACCCTTCCGACCCGACGCTGATTTGAGAACCAGCTTGGTGCTGGGGGTGCCTGTGCCGGCGGCTGCGCTCGCTGAACGACGACCTGAGGAGGGTGCAGCATCCTCGGGAGCAGTAGgaccatcttcctcctctgttTGCTTAACGTCCACGTTGCCGCTCCCATTCTGTGCTGGCTCTGCTTCGGCCTTGACGTCGATCGAATGTTGGGCAGAAACGGCGGCGCCGGTATCGGATGGGCTTAGCGGACGCTGGCCTTCGATTTCGctctcggccttcttgataGGCTCAGAGGGCAGATGT is drawn from Podospora pseudocomata strain CBS 415.72m chromosome 1 map unlocalized CBS415.72m_1, whole genome shotgun sequence and contains these coding sequences:
- the PAN5_2 gene encoding 2-dehydropantoate 2-reductase (Ketopantoate reductase) (KPA reductase) (KPR) (COG:E; EggNog:ENOG503NY0S); the encoded protein is MKVMDKSMGNRDMIPVEIQEWLKANAVGNGDKAWAKELKRAMKYSKAKALKEKGVKLQASVLAKLISYLPRSGEPTGQSAWRNLDPNPSGEPTSSRTKLTFDNLRALVHDTHDITLSLGQSISCLVWHNQSAADRYANRINAWLDSLSAELASKHAVLPPGVGSSVGSQSGHGSSISHSVRFIEAHPASVDNSEQSAPSPFSINSGDSLTSSGARRLRADVEEMNERGAEWQDSVNDSAMGGEYEYSPSEEWDHTPSSGWGQWGDPLENSRGYSTPSRQTDTRVALLKCA
- the OST1 gene encoding dolichyl-diphosphooligosaccharide--protein glycosyltransferase subunit 1 (EggNog:ENOG503NXCK; BUSCO:EOG092628A0; COG:G), which codes for MSDSLGSPGSCGSQPAKRTGVFQQRKLFGDSCLAEGHGDAQEGLLRVQQTSAVFSAFLSLLSLASAASSDKSTSKSTLPSTFKPPQVFKNANLVHVVSVEKNYVKENINVVVENIDKKPQNEYYLPFTADQISRLGGVEVKDRKDTSAGPFVAENVEFDPESDTQYLRIRLPKPLAPGAQQTLGISYYILKAYSPLPAAIKQEEAQFLTYTFSAYVPSVYTTSKQKTEVKFPSANIPDYTKLPGSGDIKEFPQKQGTKLTYGPFDEKPAGAYEPIRVRFEFNRPVTHVARLERDIEVSHWGGNVAFEERYTLYHRGANLSSLFNRVKWQQSQYYQQGNTHALKELKFPLRVGSVDPYYTDVIGNVSTSRFRSNKREASLEIKPRYPVFGGWKYPFTIGWNSDAKNFLRKTAAGGLVLNVPFLEGPKQNEGVEYEQVEVRVILPEGAENVKYVTSIPAQSITSADVEIHKTFLDTIGRTALVIKARNLVDDFRDRELVVSYDYPLSASLRKPFIVFSSAIAFFVAVWLVGNIELKFASSGHVAAKK
- a CDS encoding uncharacterized protein (EggNog:ENOG503PH97), with product MCFGTPSSEKYYYHEEIVPARRPSSHHHHHNSRSSSRHPPHHHHHSSSSHHHHHHHVSPRTSGTYLCPPKTRTTVIVPSPRASMTSYRGESRGRSHGERVVEIERSSSRVETTRRY
- a CDS encoding uncharacterized protein (EggNog:ENOG503NY81; COG:S) — its product is MLNRALSIRSQNRSSTGTTTSTPSQHHRKPFSFPSLRSPTFTQPDLSKRLTRLLKSSSSLTSHHESAAKERLSIATQLSEWGEATQDDSVSDISDKIGVLLSEIGEQEDNYAHALDDARAALKVIRNTERSVQPTREGKKKIGDEIAKLKSREPQSTKLVVLEQELVRAEAEGLVAEAQLSNVTRQKLKEAYQAEFLATIERADKQIILARHGLRLLELLDDTPVVPGDVKPAYHHAGQARQILNDAEDDLRDWRPSGLLGEEEDSKVSGSGAAVPQVDKGKEVDRGSMTETVVNVGNGTAAAN